The following are encoded together in the Choloepus didactylus isolate mChoDid1 chromosome 7, mChoDid1.pri, whole genome shotgun sequence genome:
- the LOC119540028 gene encoding cytochrome c1, heme protein, mitochondrial-like: MAAAAASLRGAVLGPRGAGIPGARTRGLLCCARPGQLPLRTPQAVSLSSKPGLSRGQKVMLSALGMLAAGGAGLAVALHSAVSASDLELHPPSYPWSHRGLLSSLDHTSIRRGFQVYKQVCSSCHSMDYLAYRHLVGVCYTEDEAKALAEEVEVQDGPNEDGEMFTRPGKLSDYFPKPYPNPEAARAANSGALPPDLSYIVRARHGGEDYVFSLLTGYCEPPTGVSLREGLYFNPFFPGQAIAMAPPIYNEVLEFDDGTPATMSQVAKDVCTFLRWAAEPEHDHRKCMGLKMLMVMGLLFPLIYAMKRHKWSVLKSRKLAYRPPK; the protein is encoded by the coding sequence atggcggcggcggcggcttcGCTTCGCGGGGCGGTCCTGGGCCCGCGAGGCGCGGGGATCCCGGGCGCGCGGACCCGGGGGTTGCTGTGCTGTGCGCGGCCCGGGCAGCTCCCGCTGCGGACGCCTCAGGCAGTCTCCTTGTCGTCAAAGCCCGGCCTGTCCCGGGGCCAGAAGGTGATGCTGTCAGCGCTAGGCATGTTGGCGGCAGGGGGTGCCGGGCTGGCCGTGGCTCTGCATTCTGCCGTGAGTGCCAGTGACCTGGAGCTGCACCCTCCCAGCTATCCCTGGTCTCACCGTGgccttctctcctctctggatCACACCAGCATCCGGAGGGGCTTCCAGGTATATAAGCAGGTGTGCTCCTCCTGCCACAGCATGGACTACCTGGCTTACCGCCACCTGGTGGGCGTATGCTACACGGAGGATGAAGCCAAGGCGCTGGCTGAGGAGGTGGAGGTGCAGGATGGCCCCAACGAGGACGGGGAGATGTTCACGCGGCCAGGGAAGCTGTCCGACTACTTCCCAAAACCGTACCCCAACCCTGAGGCTGCTCGTGCTGCCAACAGCGGGGCTCTGCCCCCCGACCTCAGCTACATCGTGCGAGCTAGGCACGGCGGTGAGGACTACGTTTTCTCTCTGCTCACTGGCTACTGTGAGCCACCCACTGGGGTGTCGCTGCGAGAAGGCCTTTACTTCAACCCCTTCTTCCCTGGCCAGGCCATTGCCATGGCGCCCCCCATCTACAATGAAGTTTTAGAGTTTGACGATGGTACTCCAGCCACCATGTCCCAGGTGGCTAAGGATGTCTGCACCTTTCTGCGCTGGGCAGCTGAGCCAGAGCATGACCATCGCAAATGCATGGGACTCAAGATGTTGATGGTGATGGGTTTGCTGTTCCCCCTTATCTATGCCATGAAGCGGCACAAGTGGTCAGTTCTGAAGAGCCGGAAGCTGGCCTATCGGCCGCCCAAGTGA